TCCTGGATTGTTTATAACCTTGCAAAGGCATGCCTTGTCATCCGCCACCAGCTGTTTCATCGGCACACAGCACACGACGCCGGTGGCAAATCCACCTTCACATAAGGTTGACATGGCAACAGTTTCTGCACACACGGCAGTGTGTCTCCTTGTCCTTGGCCAAAACCCACAAAAACCCATGAGCATGACAGCAGAAAGAAGAAGAGAAATGAGTTGGATATTGCCATTATGTGTTGATTTTGTTTTTGCTTTTTCTATTCTTGTTTTCGCTTTTCTCGGTCCTTTTGGTGTTTGTTGATCACGTGTATATATAGGAGTGAAAGGGGCTGCAGGGATTTTTCGGAAGAGGAGATCTGGAATCCATGTGACCAGGAACGGTTTGTTGAACGAGGTTATATACATATTCTTAATCTTGACAGTGAAACCTTACGTATTTTGTGGAAACGGATAAATCTTTGAAATAGAATTGGTGTAGTTTTGTACGTAACTACGTGCATGTAAATAGGTGGTACATATGGGAGAATCTTTTAAAGAAAGGAATGTCACTTACTATCTAATCCAGGGATACATTTGTGTATTTTAATGCTAATATTTAGACACACACACGATGTAGGATGCTTGTCAATTTTGATGTCAACGTATGAGCGGACTAAaacatttttgttaaaaaaaaacaattttctttaaaagtatATTTTTTGTTGCATCCGTAGGAAGAAGTGACAGAGTACACGGTTTATTTCATCCTATCCATGTGGGCATTGTCCCCATGATAGGATGGATGGTCAAGATTTGCCCATGCATATATAggacccacttttttttttaaaattgtatgTGTTGCAAGATCTTACCCGTTGAAATGAAATGAGGGCAGTGCCCATAGGTAGGATCTCATTAACCCCGAGTACACCAATTCTTCTTACTTTACTACATTGAATTTGTAGACTTGATCATTACGATTATGACAACGAGAAATGACCATGTAGCTCTTTGCTGAGGAACGATCAGTGGAGAAATGAGGAGCTAGCATTTGTTCGGCTCAGTGATCCGGAAGGTTTTTTGCTGTCAAATGAGCTCATATTACTTGCATTTGGTGTTATAACTGCATAACTTGCTTGCTTCGTTGCTTCTGGTCCATGTTGCTTCATACTCGGAGCTCGACGATCTTTAAGCAATCGTGACAATTATACGAGGAAACTCATAAGGATAATTGTTTGGAATACCATCAGTTAATAATCTATTTGGTCCACTTTAGTTAAATAATCAGCAGTAGTATTAGCTCTTGTGACTATTATAATGTAAACATCGTTTGTAAAAACCGAAAAATTCTGTCACGAAGATGATTAAAGGTCAAGGAACTCTTGGTATTTATCAGATTATCAGCAAAAATTTGACACAAAAGAAAAAGATTTTTTACTTTACCCACCTGAATATTCATAACAAATGGATCCTGATCGATAAAACCTAAAAACTTTTACACCATTCTACATAAAGTACAACATAAAGAATCTCATATGGTGCAGTTAATCCCTGATTGTGCCATGTCTTATATCCCATAACGTACAAAATCTTAACCTGAAATGCAACAAGGATAATTGTAATGCGCTTTGATCTTGTGaacaattttataaattatCAGATAACATCAAGGCATTGTAGATTAACTACCAGATAAAATCAAGAAGGCTTCGTTTTTTTCTGAGGTTTTGAAACGAACTTAAGCTGTTGTGCTCCTTTTCTCATTTCTCTGTCATACGTAAATCAGTACCTTGAGAATATTTACTTAAATCCAAGAAGAAAACCGAAAATTGACAAGTAAGAACAGGACCTTTGGTAGAGATATACAATCACATAAAATATTGGAAGAAGCATCATAATAAGTATTGACATGGCCAAGTAGAAGACTCCCGTATGCTTCTGTCAAGGAAAGAAGTGAGATAGATATAATGAGAAAGAGAAGGCTTAAAAGTGAAATCCGCAAGAAAATGAAACTGCACAATTCACTGAACTCGCTTCAAAGGTTGTTTTTTAGGGTGTTTTGGATCCAAGAATTAGGAAGTTAAAGGATTTCAAATCTGTAATACCAAATCATTCGACTTATTTGCAAAATTCAGCTATTAAGCATATGCATGAACCACCAACCATTTAGTACCACCTATAGGATCAACTTCGAATTAAGGTTACAAAATCATCAAATCAAAATTTCCTCTAGATTCTCCATTTATGCACAAAAACTTCTCAGAGCACACCATAGGTGGAATATCATGAATAAATAAATCACTTACCCTGCCACCCCTGGAGAAAGGTTTTCTGCCTTTTAAGCAAATGTGGGCATCACAGAATTGAAGTAGAAAAAACTCTAGCAGATCACCAGAAAGAGTATGTGAACAAATGTACCAAATCCATCCTACTTTTCTAGGACTAGAGTCTAGAAAGAATGGTACCATGGAGACGAGCTGCAGATGGACCATTGCTTGAAGGAAAACAGGTGTTGGCAAGAtcctttaaaatagaacaaaaatataaacaaagGAATCGTCAAACATGTCATACAACTGATCAAGAATCCAGGAACAACCTCGCATAAGTGACGGTTcctagcagcagcagcaggatTACACTTGGTTTTTCGAGATGATGAACTTATAACAAAATCACAATGTAAAGCTCCGCATAGATCAGCCAAGCACTTGCTCCTGACTCTATACACATATTAAGGATTTAAAATCATATCACCATACTTGGGCCACATACAAAAGCATGAAAGATTAATAAATTCCAAATCTGAGGATCTAAGGAGTTATGTGTATGAACAGATCGAAAAAAAAgcaattaagatttttattataAAGATATGAACACACCATGAGATAGGCAAAAACTTATAATGGACCGTACATCACAGTCAAACAATTTCAGATGCTAGCAAAACCAAAATTTGTGGATTTTGCAGTTCATGGTGATTCCATCATATCAGTCAATGCATGTTTTGTACTCTCGTGGGCATAGTCATTGCTATCATTTTAATACCAGGGCTCCACCATTGTTGATAAAATCAGTATATTCTGGAATTAAAAAGACTTGAAAGAAATTGTTAATAAGAGCTAGTGCAATCAACTGGTACAGCAATGCATAAAAGAATCAGTAAACAAAAGGATGATTCTGCCCTTAGCGTTTAAATCATGGAATGAACATACAAGGTTACGCACAGAATTTAGAAGATTGGAGTGCCTGTTGTCAAAATGTTGATCCAGATATTTTTCTGCTCGAAAGAGTTTTTTACAATATCCACACCTCCATTCACTTATATCTGTATGTATCTTATGTTCCTCTTGGTCTCTAAATATGTTATTGCTTGGATGAAGTCTGCATTTACGTGAAAGTTGATACTTCTCCGATTCCACAAAAGGCATGAGATACTGCAAAATTAGTTCTTCAAAGTTAGTAAAGAACAGAAGATGATTCTACTTACAGGTAACTATTAAAATGTAAGGTACCTCATCCACAATGTTCGAGGCTGCTCGACTTCTCTCTCTCGAACAATGAATTTCAGGCTGGTCTTTTATGATAGTTCTAtgcatcaaaacacaaattggaagtcatcaacaacatgaaTGCCACATTTTAACCACAACATTTTTAAATTATCGTGCTTAATTCAACCAAAAAAGAGAGTTCAGTAGTTTCCACCCTCACCAAAAGGGGGAAAGAAAGCAATGGTAGAAGTAGCAGATCAGAAAACAAATGACgaccaaattttaaaatgaatgacAACAAATGTTACCTTGATTCAGGGTAGTCGCTACCCTGCGGCACAAGAAAATTAAAAACGTTAATTGATCGAGAGATAAAAGAATACCCTTGCGAACAAACAAATTCAACAGAAACATCATGACGCCTACAAAAGATTAAGGCTGGACAAGGTTGACCCTGCCATTGATAATGGATAGCCTAAAGCAACCAAAACTTTCTAAGGATCAACAAAAATATAGAACTCACCTGGAGTATTAAAAGGCAAGATTTATAAGATTCAAGATTTTCATCACCAAAATGTCAAACAATATACAGAAATCCCACGTAGCTGGATAACTAAAAAAATCTCGTTTTTCAAGACTTGACCAAATCCATGTCGACAAACATGACCTGGGGAAGGGGGGATCTCGATCGTCGGAGCGAGAGAAGACTTTACATGTTTAGGGCTTGACTGAGACATAGATGGAGTGACATGCAGCATCAAACAAAGAAGTAAAACACTTCGCCACGGATTCGCTTTATTCTCCGCCATCTGTTCCCCTTCTTCGCTGCTTCTTTTCAATCACAGGAaccattatttctttaaaatacCCAGAAGCAGATCGTTTGGAGCCACGCTGTTATTTATTTGGGCGGTCGTCACTGAGTCGTTGAAGGTCGATTTCGATCCATTTCAAATTTAGACGGCCGGTTGGGAAATTGTGGGCTGGCCCGATGGATCGAGCCAGTTTTCAGTTATATCGGACAAGCTTGCAATTTGTCATTTCACGGGTCGTATCAAGCGCTCGAtatgttaaaataaaaaataaaaaaataaaaaaaatcaagcgCTCGATGTCTGAACATTTGGACACATTTGTCATCTCGTGTATAATATTAAATACTAGTATTTTTGGTACATGAGAAAAAGTTTGTGTAAAATATTTACTGAATAAAAACTTATacagattatttttttattttttataataattttaaaacgaTCATTTGAATAAGATTTAGAAAAGCTTCATATAAGAATTTATGCTTTATGGTGGGCTCCAACCccacctttttttaaaaaaaaaaagttggtatttttaatttttaaattttttttcgcCCGATATTATAAATGGAACAGATTTTTTATCAGttctattttttaatttttttaatctcatgtttaaaaataaaacaactctcataaatcataattcatTAATATGTATTGATTGgtttatttttgcatgttaTGAAATTATGTAACTTTGAGATAAAAATTCAACGACTCTAAAAGTATCTTTGAATATTTAGTCGtgattattcgagttgcaatAATATTGTCttatgatatatctgaattttgGAGTTTGAATTTTTACCCTAAAGATCTATTGTTGCATATTTTTTGAATAATAATCAATtggttgaaatatttgatatcgATGTGCAATTATTACTGGACTTGTTTTGTGATTTCTATTTATAATAACTGAATAagtatgaaatttgaaaaataaatctttgttgtaaaattttgggaatattgaatttttctaattaagtaactcagggagtgaagaaaataaaaattgtcaAGTTATTTTTAAACCAAAAGAGCATATATCAACAAATTACGTGCAAACATCAATTACAAACTATTAGTGAACAAGATATCGgcttcaaccaaaataacataccaaaatgaattaatttgaaaattcgaTTCGGTGTTGAGATGCAATAATTGTCACTACTAGGTAGAGCGATTGAATCGTGACGTTTGGGCTGCTgtgcaatttaaaatatttgaggcACCATTACCATaagctatagtttttggtaaagcgaAAAACGTTTTTTTCTACATTTAGTTTATTCGAAAGTttggtttaatttttttttaaaatacaggttagTTCAGTTCGATTTCCGTTTTCAATATAAAACTTCGGTTAAGAtaacaaaataaacttttataaataaaattaatattatttaattttctaataaagtttataaggatataattttacaatttctaataaaatttattagacAATAGTACtatacttaaaaatatttttttaataaataaaatataaaattatttaatccaattttttatttaaaatatgattatttttaaaaaaattataaaatttcggTTAATTGTGTTACTGATCGAAATAATCGATTTTTTCGATTTGGTTTGTTAGGTTTTCGTAGTAAAGTTCGGTCGGTTCGATTTGTCggaaaaaaattttgttaatcTGATTTTAGAAAATTCGGTTCGATTTTAACTGAACATATTACTGTCTAACACAGGATGGAGCCAGCCCAAGTACTTATGAATCCTGGCTCCGCCCCCGAATTTATCTAAacacaaaaacttttgtgaTACAGTTTCAAGAGTCAATTTTGTGTTTAGgttatctataaaaaaatattaattattattgtaaatatgaacatgCATGATCATCTCCCAAGAAACCTAATATTACGATAATTTTGATGTTGAATAAAAGCCGACCATAATATCAAAGTTTGTACAATAAAAGTctctattttaataatattataatatagtatagatatatatttttaccACGAATATGTTTTTAacctaattaatattttttttataaatcttcAACTTATTCAATACTTGTACTCCAATCAGTCATTAATAAGACTGAACGTTTTTATTCGCAAGTAGTGGATATTTACcactaaaaaataaatacaagAAATAATTTCATGCACCAACTTTTTTGTTAAACAAAACAATTTAAGAAGAGAGTCATTTGAAGTGTTGGAAAATCAAATATAGCTCTTAGTTTTTATGTCCCAAGCGATTCCCCTTCTTTTTTTTCCATTACTGTGCTGATTTTGATACTGTAGCTTTAAATGGTTTTATGCTAAAAGAGACCAATACTGAATATAATTCTTAAAAGACTACTCTAGTCCATAACTGCTACCAATACAATGAAAGTGTAGTTGTATGCATTTACGtttttactagataatcaagaTTCACTGCTTCAAACATATAACCAAAGTTGAGGAACCCCGTAATGTTGGTATTTCTCTGAGTTTCGTCATCTTTCTCACGTCTACTAAGATTTCATGATAACGATCAGGAAACATTTTTAGGCTCGATTAAGAAAATGTCCTTGTGTCGCCTTTTGTCTGTGTTTCTGCATTTTTCGCTGCATCTTCAGCATAAACAAAGGCTAGAATGTTTTAGCGATAACAACAAGTTAATGTTCAATATACTGCAACGCTTAAAGAAGAACTGATTGAACATTCGCATGATAGGAAAAAAATGGCAAGTAAATGAAGCTTCAGCTGTAGTACCTGGGAGTAATGCTTTGCTGCCTTCACCTCTCTGGAAGCCTGAGAACATCTTTGGCATCTTATTTTCAAGGTTTACTGATGCTTTGATGCTACACAAATTCGAAAGATCGACCCTATTATAATTTTCTGCACATAATATTGGAACATCTACCAAAACTTCACTCTCAACCGGTGTAATTGTAGGAACGCCAAGTGATTTCCCGGATCCGGTTTTTATCCTGGTGTGGGATTCTTTTTTCTTTGTGAGGATACTTGGCCTCTCCTTATCTTCTCGAGCATCTTTTTCACAAGATTTTCTTGCCTTGTTGCCGACTCttttttcgaattttgaatTCCGAACTGCAACATCAAACTTATGAATTGGTTTGTCTTCTGCATCTACTTTGTCATCAGTTTCCGCAATTTTCAGTCCCTTCTTGTTGAAGTTGATCCTTTCGCAGCCACTTCTTCCGTATACTCGAACAAGGAAATGAGAACCTTTTATGTAATGGAACTCCAAAAAATGTCCCACCATCAAAGAATGTTGCTTGAAGAACTCATTCCACCCCCAGTGGAATGCTAGGGAGTCATCCACCTTTGATACTTTTACAGCCCATCGCTGCCCACTTGAATTTTCCAGATAAGTTTCTTGATCAACCAAATGCTCTACCTCTCTAGCAAATGCAGGAGGCAAGTACTGCAAGAAAAGTAGAATCCATGAATACACAAAGTTTTCAGGCTACAACTCTTGAAAATTATATTAGTGGCAATCATGGGAGTTGGGACCCTACTAAAACATACATACTTAAAAAATATCTCTTGCCTAATAGTAAACTTGACGTCCATGATTTTGGGTTCAAATCTCATTTGTGTGGTTAACTTTAGATTTAGATTTAGACTTAGATTAtaccaaaaaaagaaaaaaatgttcAAACTTTCTAATCACGATAAGAAATAAAGTGGGCTAGAAAAATTACCAGAATATTTGAATACTCATCGTTCagcataattttaaaaaatcgaaGAATAACGAGAGGAGCATCTTCCAACACTGCACCACATACACCTGCGGACATCGTGTGTCGTAGACTTGCTTGTGGCAAATCCCTTTGGCTTGTTTACAACTCCTAAAACAGAGATACAAAGGCGCAGAGAATCAGACACCAAAGCCACAGTTAATCGAGAAAACAGAGGAAGGAAAGTTATGTAAAAAAATTACCTCCAAAAAAGATGCTAACTTGCCCATTTAAATGCCAGGTCTCGTTCGCCAAAGTATATGTTTCGTTTGGTAGGTGATGAATTGTTTCCCATCTGGtgcattaattataattatcacTTAATTACATAATTTCCTTTCAAATATTTACATCTTCTGGCACATTAATATTATACATATTTCGCAATCTGTACTGCATATTTTCATTAATTCCTCATTGCGAGCAGATTATAAAGACAGTAAGCTTCATTAATATCATTCTTAGTCAATACAGATTGAGACATAAAATCAAGAGATTGCCACTGTTAAGTTCAAATTTGTtcgatatttttactttttcgaaaaatttggaaaatgggaaaaaatataaatttaacaaaTACAGAAAAGAATCCGAACAGAATTAGCAAAATCCATTAAATCCAAATGTTCAATAAAATCCACAGTAAATCTCGTAATCCAAAATCCAGCAACTGCCAACCAACCATGGTTAAATTCCAGCAATGGTTAGGGTTTAAACCACGAGTAGTTCCAAACCTCCCCAAAACTAAGGTGGGCAGTGATTACGTTAGAAACCCAGAAATCCAACATGGTTTTCCCGTTCATATTTCCTTATTTTTTTTCCTACAGTTTTCTATGATCAAATGTCTCCAGATTGTATTTGTGCTTGTTGAATGCACCGATTCACTTCGCTTGGGAACTCTTTTGTGAATCAGAGCGTTCGAACGGTTTTTTTTCCTCCTATTTAagcacaaaaaataaataaataaacagggCGACAAAAGAATCACATAATTTTTTTCTGGAGGTAATGTTGGATAAATGTCGCTATGATTTTGCATGCATGCTTTGTTTTTGTGCTTATAACCTCGTTGATGCTTGATGTTTGATCACTATTTAATCTGAGCGAAGATCAACTGTTGGTATTATTTTTGGGTTCCTGTTGAATGTTGATTTATGATATGGATTTTGATAACTACAATAATCTGACTTTG
This window of the Primulina tabacum isolate GXHZ01 chromosome 4, ASM2559414v2, whole genome shotgun sequence genome carries:
- the LOC142542377 gene encoding uncharacterized protein LOC142542377 codes for the protein MAENKANPWRSVLLLCLMLHVTPSMSQSSPKHGSDYPESRTIIKDQPEIHCSRERSRAASNIVDEYLMPFVESEKYQLSRKCRLHPSNNIFRDQEEHKIHTDISEWRCGYCKKLFRAEKYLDQHFDNRHSNLLNSVRNLCLADLCGALHCDFVISSSSRKTKCNPAAAARNRHLCEDLANTCFPSSNGPSAARLHEFFLLQFCDAHICLKGRKPFSRGGRKHTGVFYLAMSILIMMLLPIFYVIVYLYQREMRKGAQQLKFVSKPQKKTKPS
- the LOC142541414 gene encoding uncharacterized protein LOC142541414 isoform X2 produces the protein MSAGVCGAVLEDAPLVILRFFKIMLNDEYSNILYLPPAFAREVEHLVDQETYLENSSGQRWAVKVSKVDDSLAFHWGWNEFFKQHSLMVGHFLEFHYIKGSHFLVRVYGRSGCERINFNKKGLKIAETDDKVDAEDKPIHKFDVAVRNSKFEKRVGNKARKSCEKDAREDKERPSILTKKKESHTRIKTGSGKSLGVPTITPVESEVLVDVPILCAENYNRVDLSNLCSIKASVNLENKMPKMFSGFQRGEGSKALLPDAAKNAETQTKGDTRTFS
- the LOC142541414 gene encoding uncharacterized protein LOC142541414 isoform X1, with the protein product MSAGVCGAVLEDAPLVILRFFKIMLNDEYSNILYLPPAFAREVEHLVDQETYLENSSGQRWAVKVSKVDDSLAFHWGWNEFFKQHSLMVGHFLEFHYIKGSHFLVRVYGRSGCERINFNKKGLKIAETDDKVDAEDKPIHKFDVAVRNSKFEKRVGNKARKSCEKDAREDKERPSILTKKKESHTRIKTGSGKSLGVPTITPVESEVLVDVPILCAENYNRVDLSNLCSIKASVNLENKMPKMFSGFQRGEGSKALLPAFVYAEDAAKNAETQTKGDTRTFS